The Aureimonas mangrovi genome includes a region encoding these proteins:
- a CDS encoding DUF2303 family protein → MSDTATHTSAEPQVFNSTTSVGEAFSLDGDAVEKLATLGARATGIDIVEVKDTAGDAGLPDSFPVAVIHGDNPKLASVKSFAEEWREYPEHRRGIAHVGDVESFIELTNRHKTDHSVVFAQSDWRKPSLTSVIDYHDIEPDARAGFGRHRVHYAFPFSDEWKTWLEHDGKPMDQREFAEFIEERAPDMTTLTGGEAAQHASEMQVSAIGTPAQIFELARGLEINVGGKVKQNVKLQSGEAKIAFEEEHTGKDGQPLTVPGAFALMIPLFYNEDPIVIPVRLRYRMVGGSIVWLYKLFRVDRLVAEAVRNAKNDVAAQTGLEVYEGAPEMSASGTPVGAAG, encoded by the coding sequence ATGTCCGACACCGCAACGCATACCTCTGCCGAACCGCAGGTCTTCAACTCGACCACGTCCGTCGGCGAGGCCTTCAGTCTGGACGGCGACGCCGTCGAGAAGCTGGCGACACTCGGCGCGCGCGCCACCGGCATCGACATCGTCGAGGTCAAGGACACCGCCGGCGACGCTGGCCTGCCGGACTCCTTCCCTGTCGCTGTCATTCACGGCGACAATCCCAAGCTCGCCAGCGTGAAGAGCTTCGCCGAGGAGTGGCGCGAATACCCCGAGCACCGCCGCGGCATCGCGCATGTCGGCGATGTCGAGAGCTTCATTGAGCTGACGAACCGCCACAAGACGGACCATTCCGTCGTCTTCGCGCAGTCGGACTGGCGCAAGCCATCGCTCACGTCGGTGATCGACTATCACGACATCGAGCCCGATGCCCGCGCCGGCTTTGGCCGCCACCGGGTTCACTACGCCTTCCCGTTCTCGGACGAGTGGAAGACCTGGCTGGAGCATGACGGCAAGCCGATGGACCAGCGCGAGTTCGCCGAGTTCATCGAGGAGCGTGCGCCGGACATGACGACGCTCACGGGGGGCGAGGCCGCGCAGCACGCGAGCGAAATGCAGGTGTCGGCGATCGGCACGCCGGCGCAGATCTTCGAACTCGCACGCGGCCTCGAGATCAACGTCGGCGGCAAGGTGAAGCAGAACGTCAAGCTGCAGAGCGGCGAGGCGAAGATCGCCTTCGAGGAGGAGCACACCGGCAAGGACGGTCAGCCGCTCACCGTGCCCGGTGCCTTCGCCCTGATGATCCCGCTCTTCTACAACGAGGACCCGATCGTCATCCCCGTGCGCCTGCGCTACCGCATGGTCGGCGGCTCGATCGTCTGGCTCTACAAGCTCTTCCGCGTCGACCGGCTCGTCGCCGAGGCGGTGCGCAACGCCAAGAACGACGTCGCGGCGCAGACCGGTCTCGAGGTCTACGAGGGCGCCCCGGAAATGTCGGCGTCTGGCACGCCTGTCGGCGCGGCGGGCTGA
- a CDS encoding DNA cytosine methyltransferase, whose translation MNAHTFPHSLPLIVDSFAGGGGASTGIETALGRSPDVAINHSADALAMHEVNHPDTIHLDSNIWDVSPLEVTKGRHLGLFWASPDCKHFSKAKGGKPMDRNIRDLAWIVVRWAEEAKPDVIILENVEEFRTWGPLCNEGKPIPEMRGLIFEQWMKRLRKAGYRCQWRELRACDYGAPTIRKRFFMIARRDGQRIVWPQRTHGDPKNAADAKLIRKGKLLPWRTAAEIIDWSLPCPSIFDTAEEIKAKHGVRAVRPLADATMRRIARGVSRYVLEAAKPYIVKFQTGATGHAIDEPLATVTANSFVKRPGGAAPLGVVVPSIVRTDMASAADRNGVHSLEDPLNTVTTSGSFALVTPVITAAQHGGSVRAADEPIHTITASPKDQNAVIVPTLVGCGGRAGQSAPRGGDEPLGTMTAKADGCVAAVHLSRFTQNGVGSSMDEPVDTVMAGAPKFGVVAATMVQTGYGEREGQAPRALDIDRPIGTQVGGAAKHAVVSAFLAQHNSDSRRIGGVNPGRPADEPLATLTTAGAQQAVVAAHIQNMRGSDRRDAPADGPLPTLSAQGTHAALISGFLTKYYGEALPNQAIDEPVHTVTTKPRHGLVTVDIDGETYAIADIGMRMLTPRERFRAQGFPDSYIIDRRPDGSPISATVQGSCCGNSVCPPLAAALVSANCAHLAVAPTMEAAE comes from the coding sequence ATGAACGCGCACACCTTCCCGCATTCCTTGCCGCTCATCGTCGACAGCTTCGCCGGCGGCGGCGGCGCCTCGACCGGGATCGAGACGGCGCTCGGCCGCTCGCCGGACGTGGCGATCAACCACTCGGCCGACGCGCTCGCGATGCACGAGGTCAACCACCCCGATACGATCCACCTGGACAGCAACATCTGGGACGTGTCGCCGCTGGAGGTGACGAAGGGTCGGCACCTCGGCCTCTTCTGGGCCTCGCCGGACTGCAAGCACTTCTCGAAGGCCAAGGGCGGAAAGCCGATGGACCGCAACATCCGCGATCTCGCGTGGATCGTGGTGCGCTGGGCCGAGGAGGCGAAGCCCGATGTCATCATCCTCGAGAACGTCGAGGAGTTCCGCACGTGGGGCCCGCTCTGCAACGAGGGCAAGCCCATCCCCGAAATGCGCGGGCTGATCTTCGAGCAGTGGATGAAGCGTCTGCGCAAGGCCGGCTATCGCTGCCAGTGGCGCGAGCTGCGCGCCTGCGACTATGGCGCGCCGACCATCCGCAAGCGCTTCTTCATGATCGCCCGGCGCGACGGCCAGCGGATCGTGTGGCCCCAGCGCACGCACGGCGACCCGAAGAACGCCGCCGACGCGAAGCTGATCCGTAAGGGCAAGCTCCTGCCGTGGCGCACGGCCGCCGAAATCATCGACTGGTCGCTGCCATGCCCGTCGATCTTCGACACAGCCGAGGAGATCAAGGCGAAGCACGGTGTGCGCGCGGTGCGCCCGCTGGCCGATGCGACCATGCGCCGGATCGCGCGCGGCGTGTCGCGCTACGTGCTGGAGGCGGCCAAGCCCTACATCGTGAAGTTCCAGACCGGCGCGACCGGCCACGCGATCGACGAACCGCTGGCGACCGTGACGGCCAACAGCTTCGTTAAGCGTCCCGGCGGCGCGGCGCCGCTCGGCGTCGTGGTGCCGTCGATCGTCCGAACCGACATGGCAAGCGCGGCGGATCGCAACGGCGTCCACTCTCTTGAGGATCCTCTCAACACCGTGACGACATCGGGCTCGTTTGCCCTTGTCACGCCCGTCATCACCGCCGCCCAGCATGGAGGCTCGGTGCGCGCGGCCGACGAACCCATCCACACCATCACCGCCAGCCCGAAGGATCAGAACGCCGTCATCGTGCCGACGCTGGTCGGCTGCGGCGGACGCGCGGGCCAGAGCGCACCGCGCGGCGGCGACGAACCCCTCGGCACGATGACGGCCAAGGCTGATGGATGCGTCGCGGCTGTGCATCTTTCCCGGTTCACGCAGAACGGCGTCGGATCGAGCATGGATGAGCCGGTCGACACCGTCATGGCGGGCGCGCCGAAGTTCGGCGTCGTCGCGGCGACGATGGTGCAGACCGGCTACGGCGAGCGCGAGGGGCAGGCGCCGCGCGCGCTCGACATCGATCGCCCCATCGGCACGCAGGTCGGCGGCGCGGCCAAGCACGCCGTGGTGTCCGCCTTCCTCGCGCAGCACAACAGCGACAGCCGGCGCATCGGCGGCGTGAACCCCGGCCGCCCGGCCGATGAGCCTCTCGCGACACTCACTACGGCGGGCGCTCAGCAGGCCGTCGTCGCCGCGCACATTCAGAACATGCGAGGCAGCGACCGGCGCGATGCGCCAGCCGATGGCCCGCTGCCGACGCTCTCGGCGCAGGGTACGCACGCCGCTCTGATCTCGGGCTTCCTGACGAAATACTACGGCGAGGCGCTGCCGAACCAGGCGATCGATGAGCCGGTGCACACCGTAACGACGAAGCCGAGGCACGGGCTCGTCACGGTCGACATCGACGGCGAGACTTATGCCATCGCCGATATCGGCATGCGGATGCTGACGCCGCGCGAGCGCTTCCGCGCCCAGGGCTTCCCCGACAGCTACATCATCGACCGGCGTCCGGACGGCTCGCCGATCTCGGCGACGGTGCAGGGATCATGCTGCGGCAACTCGGTATGCCCGCCGCTTGCCGCGGCGCTCGTCTCGGCCAACTGCGCGCATCTCGCCGTCGCGCCGACGATGGAGGCTGCGGAGTAA
- the dnaN gene encoding DNA polymerase III subunit beta: MPVAFTVRVEVLRALVERVEKIVERRNTIPILSNLALAVEADGRIRVTGTDLDIWAIATAPEASATVGEAGETTVPAALLKDICGKLDKGAELRFASSGTQVTLSSGRSRFKLNELPTADFPDPAEREAACTFQLSAEQLTAVRSRCGFAISTEETRYYLNGVFWHRDEQHPECLTSVATDGHRLALLRIPIAADIAELPGVIIPRKTVERAFDLLASSCGEEELVEIDVEENGIVLETQALRIVSKVIDGKFPDYVRVIPTANDKIVEVESVALKAAVDRVRTVSAERGRGVRCAFAGETLTLSMASPDAGDATDEVTLYGAPVELEIGFNGQYILQALDTFDGARVRLAMNDAGSPAVLSNPSDADRLVVLMPMRV, translated from the coding sequence ATGCCCGTCGCCTTCACCGTCCGCGTCGAGGTCCTGCGCGCGCTCGTCGAGCGCGTCGAGAAGATCGTGGAGCGCCGCAACACGATCCCGATCCTGTCGAACCTCGCGCTGGCGGTGGAGGCGGACGGGCGCATCCGCGTCACCGGGACCGATCTCGACATCTGGGCCATTGCCACCGCGCCGGAAGCGTCTGCGACAGTCGGCGAGGCCGGCGAGACGACGGTCCCGGCCGCGCTCCTCAAAGACATCTGCGGCAAGCTCGACAAGGGCGCCGAGCTGCGCTTCGCATCCAGCGGCACGCAGGTGACGCTCTCCTCGGGTCGCTCGCGCTTCAAGCTCAACGAGCTGCCGACGGCGGACTTCCCCGACCCGGCCGAGCGCGAGGCCGCCTGCACCTTCCAGCTCTCGGCCGAGCAGTTGACGGCCGTGCGCTCGCGCTGCGGCTTCGCGATCTCCACCGAGGAGACGCGCTATTACCTCAACGGGGTCTTCTGGCACCGCGACGAGCAGCACCCCGAATGCCTGACGAGCGTGGCGACGGACGGGCACCGCCTGGCGCTCCTGCGCATCCCGATCGCGGCAGACATCGCGGAGCTGCCCGGTGTCATCATCCCGCGCAAGACGGTCGAGCGCGCCTTCGATCTTCTCGCCTCGTCGTGCGGCGAGGAAGAGCTCGTCGAGATTGATGTCGAAGAGAACGGGATCGTTCTGGAGACGCAGGCGCTGCGCATCGTCTCCAAGGTGATCGACGGCAAGTTCCCGGACTATGTCCGCGTCATACCCACCGCTAATGACAAGATCGTCGAGGTCGAGAGCGTCGCGCTGAAAGCGGCGGTCGATCGCGTGCGCACGGTCTCGGCCGAGCGCGGGCGCGGCGTGCGCTGCGCCTTCGCCGGCGAAACGCTGACGCTCTCGATGGCCTCGCCAGACGCCGGCGACGCCACCGACGAGGTCACGCTCTACGGCGCGCCGGTCGAACTCGAGATCGGCTTCAACGGCCAGTACATCCTGCAGGCGCTCGACACCTTCGACGGCGCGCGTGTGCGCCTGGCCATGAACGACGCGGGCTCGCCCGCCGTCCTCTCCAACCCCAGCGACGCCGACCGCCTCGTCGTCCTGATGCCGATGAGGGTGTGA
- a CDS encoding tyrosine-type recombinase/integrase has translation MKGATCRGYAAHRMTQPDRRIKDPAKLRTVTAATARRELEDLSAAIGAYHKEYTLDAVPHVTLPEKAERRDRWLTRSEVARLLWACLGWNWDAKTNSLRRTHRERAQTRARRRHLARFILIGIYSGTRHSPIVQARWIESLEAPYVDVARGVLYRRGARERKTNKRQPPVRIVPRLLAHMRRWERLDLARTNADGQKAPATHVVHFLGRPIAGTIRTAWVKACQDAGLGPEVVPHIMRHSAATWLMHGAAPIGEAAGYLGMSEQTLRTHYQHHHPDYQDGMDQAFERARERTGNRPKIAQETHETRRTKRGETKGQG, from the coding sequence GTGAAGGGCGCGACGTGTCGCGGCTATGCCGCTCATCGGATGACGCAGCCGGATCGCCGCATCAAAGACCCTGCGAAGCTGCGCACCGTGACGGCCGCCACCGCCCGCCGCGAACTGGAAGACCTCTCGGCCGCCATCGGCGCCTATCACAAAGAGTATACGCTCGACGCCGTCCCGCACGTCACGTTGCCGGAGAAGGCCGAGCGCCGCGACCGGTGGCTGACGCGTTCGGAGGTCGCCCGTCTGTTGTGGGCCTGCCTCGGATGGAACTGGGATGCGAAGACGAACTCGTTGCGCCGGACGCACCGCGAGCGCGCGCAGACGCGGGCTCGCCGGCGGCACCTCGCCCGCTTCATTCTGATCGGCATCTACTCGGGCACTCGCCATTCACCGATCGTGCAGGCCCGTTGGATCGAGAGCCTCGAGGCGCCTTACGTCGATGTTGCGCGCGGGGTGCTCTACCGGCGCGGCGCGCGCGAGCGCAAGACCAACAAGCGACAGCCGCCGGTTCGAATCGTCCCCCGCCTGCTGGCGCACATGCGCCGATGGGAACGGCTCGACCTGGCACGCACCAACGCGGATGGGCAGAAGGCGCCGGCGACCCACGTCGTCCATTTCCTCGGCCGCCCCATCGCCGGCACGATTCGCACCGCGTGGGTGAAAGCGTGCCAGGATGCAGGCCTTGGTCCGGAGGTTGTGCCGCACATCATGCGCCACTCGGCCGCCACTTGGTTAATGCACGGCGCTGCGCCGATCGGCGAGGCAGCCGGATACCTTGGCATGTCGGAACAGACGCTGCGCACCCACTACCAGCACCACCATCCGGACTACCAGGACGGAATGGACCAAGCCTTCGAGCGTGCCCGCGAACGAACGGGCAACCGGCCCAAGATTGCCCAAGAAACCCACGAAACGAGGCGAACGAAACGTGGTGAAACCAAGGGTCAGGGCTAG